One window of the Syngnathoides biaculeatus isolate LvHL_M chromosome 11, ASM1980259v1, whole genome shotgun sequence genome contains the following:
- the ablim3 gene encoding actin-binding LIM protein 3 isoform X2, producing the protein MSSNAHHRGSMGDEPNGGAIRCQRCREVCKGEVVRVQETHFHVECFTCTVCNCDLARSGFFQKKGEYICTADYQRLYGTRCDRCNIFITGEVVSALGRTYHPKCFVCSVCSKAFPIGDRVTFSGKECVCQQCSRSLAKPNEPIKIHGPSHCAGCRAEIKQGQSLLALEKQWHVSCFRCQTCNMVLTGEYISKDGVPYCEADYHAQYGVKCEGCSRYISGRVLEAGGKHYHPTCARCVRCNMMFKEGEEMYLTGCEVWHPLCKQAARAERRHRHRRLSETSISPPSSSIGSPNRVICSLGTLSPYSQDYNCLDMKQRRCSSPGYIDSPSYSRQGMSPIMPRSPQYFGYPGSESGRSSPYYGQEGRSTTPTLIQPPKHFHVPDNHLNSATKSRTSEDILRSSRLSTYSPEPYTECDYYPYSSSPRAYRVPRRRFSTGGDEESWSHSLQRIGSGIGRMILKEEMKARSGSYDNDPWGSARNSRSGSKETLNTAGYSSTAYNNTINGSPHSQYSTDSDFVCKSASLPGYGRNGIQRPQSADCYQYQYNSSSEVHWGSRAEYKIYPYEALIVTTRGRNKLPKDVERARLERHLSAEEFVQVFGMTIEDFDRLALWKRNELKKQARLF; encoded by the exons TGTGTAACTGCGATCTGGCGAGGTCAGGTTTCTTCCAGAAGAAGGGCGAGTACATCTGCACAGCGGACTACCAGCGACTGTACGGCACACGGTGCGACCGTtgcaacattttcatcacaggCGAGGTGGTCTCTGCTCTGGGTCGGACCTACCACCCCAAGTGCTTTGTCTGCAGTGTTTGCAG TAAAGCCTTTCCGATTGGAGACAGAGTGACTTTCAGTGGAAAGGAGTGCGTGTGCCAGCAGTGCTCTCGATCACTGGCCAAGCCAAACGAACCTATCAAAATCCACGGGCCCAGCC aCTGTGCCGGATGTAGAGCAGAGATCAAGCAAGGTCAGTCTCTCTTGGCGCTGGAGAAGCAGTGGCATGTCAGCTGCTTCAGATGTCAAACGTGCAACATGGTCCTCACCGGAGAGTACATCAGCAA GGACGGAGTTCCATACTGCGAGGCAGACTACCATGCCCAGTACGGAGTGAAATGTGAGGGCTGCAGCAGATATATAAGTGGAAGGGTGTTGGAG GCTGGAGGGAAGCACTACCATCCAACTTGTGCTCGCTGTGTTCGGTGTAACATGATGTTCAAGGAGGGAGAGGAAATGTATCTGACAG GTTGTGAGGTGTGGCACCCATTATGCAAGCAGGCAGCAAGAGCAGAGAGGAGGCACAGG CACAGACGCCTGTCAGAGACCTCTATCTCTCCTCCAAGCTCCTCCATTGGCTCCCCCAATAGGGTTATATGT TCACTTGGGACACTTTCTCCTTATTCTCAG GACTACAATTGCCTGGACATGAAGCAGAGGCGATGCTCCAGTCCAGGTTACATTGACTCCCCTAGCTACAGTCGTCAAGGCATGTCGCCCATCATGCCTCGCTCTCCGCAGTACTTTGGCTACCCTG GATCTGAGAGTGGCAGGAGCTCCCCTTAttacggccaagaggggcgatCCACCACACCGACGCTCATCCAGCCCCCTAAACATTTTCATGTACCAG acAATCATTTGAATTCAGCAACCAAAAGTAGGACCAGTGAGGATATTCTGAGATCCTCCAGACTGTCCACCTACTCACCTGAGCCATACACAGAGTGTGACTACTACCCATACAGCAGCTCCCCCAGGG CCTACCGCGTACCGAGGAGACGGTTCTCGACAGGGGGAGATGAAGAGAGTTGGAGTCATAGTCTTCAAAGA ATTGGAAGTGGCATCGGGAGGATGATCCTAAAGGAGGAGATGAAAGCCAGATCTGGTTCCTATGACAACGACCCCTGGGGCAGTGCAAGGAATTCTCGTAGTGGGAGCAAGGAAACCCTCAACACTGCAGGCTACAGCTCTACTGCCTACAACAACACTATCAACGGCT CTCCTCATTCCCAATACAGCACTGATAGTG atTTTGTGTGCAAGTCTGCCTCACTTCCAGGTTATGGACGCAATGGCATACAAAGG CCTCAGAGTGCTGACTGCTACCAGTACCAGTACAACAGTAGCAGTGAAGTCCACTGGGGAAGCAGAG CGGAATACAAG ATTTACCCCTATGAAGCTCTCATTGTCACCACCAGAGGGAGGAACAAGCTTCCCAAAGATGTTGAGAGAGCCAGACTCGAG CGTCACTTGTCCGCGGAGGAGTTCGTCCAAGTGTTTGGCATGACCATCGAGGATTTCGACAGGTTGGCTTTATGGAAGAGGAATGAGCTAAAGAAACAGGCCCGTCTCTTTTAA
- the ablim3 gene encoding actin-binding LIM protein 3 isoform X1, with translation MSSNAHHRGSMGDEPNGGAIRCQRCREVCKGEVVRVQETHFHVECFTCTVCNCDLARSGFFQKKGEYICTADYQRLYGTRCDRCNIFITGEVVSALGRTYHPKCFVCSVCSKAFPIGDRVTFSGKECVCQQCSRSLAKPNEPIKIHGPSHCAGCRAEIKQGQSLLALEKQWHVSCFRCQTCNMVLTGEYISKDGVPYCEADYHAQYGVKCEGCSRYISGRVLEAGGKHYHPTCARCVRCNMMFKEGEEMYLTGCEVWHPLCKQAARAERRHRHRRLSETSISPPSSSIGSPNRVICARLANEFLDYKDLAALPQVKAIYEVQQPDLICSAYQPNQRYISNDRLDMTYSYGESLGTLSPYSQDYNCLDMKQRRCSSPGYIDSPSYSRQGMSPIMPRSPQYFGYPGSESGRSSPYYGQEGRSTTPTLIQPPKHFHVPDNHLNSATKSRTSEDILRSSRLSTYSPEPYTECDYYPYSSSPRAYRVPRRRFSTGGDEESWSHSLQRIGSGIGRMILKEEMKARSGSYDNDPWGSARNSRSGSKETLNTAGYSSTAYNNTINGSPHSQYSTDSDFVCKSASLPGYGRNGIQRPQSADCYQYQYNSSSEVHWGSRAEYKIYPYEALIVTTRGRNKLPKDVERARLERHLSAEEFVQVFGMTIEDFDRLALWKRNELKKQARLF, from the exons TGTGTAACTGCGATCTGGCGAGGTCAGGTTTCTTCCAGAAGAAGGGCGAGTACATCTGCACAGCGGACTACCAGCGACTGTACGGCACACGGTGCGACCGTtgcaacattttcatcacaggCGAGGTGGTCTCTGCTCTGGGTCGGACCTACCACCCCAAGTGCTTTGTCTGCAGTGTTTGCAG TAAAGCCTTTCCGATTGGAGACAGAGTGACTTTCAGTGGAAAGGAGTGCGTGTGCCAGCAGTGCTCTCGATCACTGGCCAAGCCAAACGAACCTATCAAAATCCACGGGCCCAGCC aCTGTGCCGGATGTAGAGCAGAGATCAAGCAAGGTCAGTCTCTCTTGGCGCTGGAGAAGCAGTGGCATGTCAGCTGCTTCAGATGTCAAACGTGCAACATGGTCCTCACCGGAGAGTACATCAGCAA GGACGGAGTTCCATACTGCGAGGCAGACTACCATGCCCAGTACGGAGTGAAATGTGAGGGCTGCAGCAGATATATAAGTGGAAGGGTGTTGGAG GCTGGAGGGAAGCACTACCATCCAACTTGTGCTCGCTGTGTTCGGTGTAACATGATGTTCAAGGAGGGAGAGGAAATGTATCTGACAG GTTGTGAGGTGTGGCACCCATTATGCAAGCAGGCAGCAAGAGCAGAGAGGAGGCACAGG CACAGACGCCTGTCAGAGACCTCTATCTCTCCTCCAAGCTCCTCCATTGGCTCCCCCAATAGGGTTATATGT GCCAGATTGGCGAATGAGTTCCTAGATTATAAGGACCTAGCTGCCCTCCCACAGGTCAAGGCCATATATGAAGTCCAGCAGCCAGACCTCATATGCTCCGCATATCAGCCCAACCAGAGATACATCTCTAATGACAGGCTAGACATGACTTACAGCTATGGGGAG TCACTTGGGACACTTTCTCCTTATTCTCAG GACTACAATTGCCTGGACATGAAGCAGAGGCGATGCTCCAGTCCAGGTTACATTGACTCCCCTAGCTACAGTCGTCAAGGCATGTCGCCCATCATGCCTCGCTCTCCGCAGTACTTTGGCTACCCTG GATCTGAGAGTGGCAGGAGCTCCCCTTAttacggccaagaggggcgatCCACCACACCGACGCTCATCCAGCCCCCTAAACATTTTCATGTACCAG acAATCATTTGAATTCAGCAACCAAAAGTAGGACCAGTGAGGATATTCTGAGATCCTCCAGACTGTCCACCTACTCACCTGAGCCATACACAGAGTGTGACTACTACCCATACAGCAGCTCCCCCAGGG CCTACCGCGTACCGAGGAGACGGTTCTCGACAGGGGGAGATGAAGAGAGTTGGAGTCATAGTCTTCAAAGA ATTGGAAGTGGCATCGGGAGGATGATCCTAAAGGAGGAGATGAAAGCCAGATCTGGTTCCTATGACAACGACCCCTGGGGCAGTGCAAGGAATTCTCGTAGTGGGAGCAAGGAAACCCTCAACACTGCAGGCTACAGCTCTACTGCCTACAACAACACTATCAACGGCT CTCCTCATTCCCAATACAGCACTGATAGTG atTTTGTGTGCAAGTCTGCCTCACTTCCAGGTTATGGACGCAATGGCATACAAAGG CCTCAGAGTGCTGACTGCTACCAGTACCAGTACAACAGTAGCAGTGAAGTCCACTGGGGAAGCAGAG CGGAATACAAG ATTTACCCCTATGAAGCTCTCATTGTCACCACCAGAGGGAGGAACAAGCTTCCCAAAGATGTTGAGAGAGCCAGACTCGAG CGTCACTTGTCCGCGGAGGAGTTCGTCCAAGTGTTTGGCATGACCATCGAGGATTTCGACAGGTTGGCTTTATGGAAGAGGAATGAGCTAAAGAAACAGGCCCGTCTCTTTTAA